Proteins from a genomic interval of Xanthomonas sp. AM6:
- the fabG gene encoding 3-oxoacyl-ACP reductase FabG: MSQPSSARRALVTGGSGDLGGAICRRLAADGLHVIVHANGNLARAAAVVQDIAAAGGSAEAVAFDVADADASAAALAALLEAGPIQVVVNNAGIHDDAPMAGMHAAQWHRVIDVSLHGFFNVTQPLLLPMARTRWGRIVSVSSVAAVLGNRGQTNYAAAKAALHGASKSLAREMASRGISVNVVAPGVIEGAMAGEAFAPEAIKQLVPAGRAGRPDEVAALVGFLCSDAAGYVNGQVIGVNGGMG; this comes from the coding sequence ATGTCACAGCCTTCTTCCGCGCGCCGCGCCCTGGTCACCGGTGGCAGCGGCGACCTGGGCGGGGCGATCTGCCGGCGCCTGGCCGCCGACGGGCTGCACGTGATCGTGCACGCCAACGGCAATCTGGCACGCGCGGCGGCGGTGGTGCAGGACATCGCCGCTGCCGGCGGCAGCGCCGAGGCGGTGGCGTTCGACGTGGCCGACGCCGATGCCAGCGCCGCGGCACTGGCCGCGCTGCTGGAGGCCGGGCCGATCCAGGTGGTGGTCAACAACGCCGGCATCCACGACGACGCGCCGATGGCCGGGATGCACGCGGCGCAATGGCACCGGGTCATCGACGTGTCGCTGCACGGCTTCTTCAACGTGACCCAGCCGCTGCTGCTGCCGATGGCGCGCACGCGCTGGGGCCGCATCGTCAGCGTGTCGTCGGTGGCGGCGGTGCTCGGCAACCGCGGCCAGACCAACTACGCCGCGGCCAAGGCCGCGCTGCACGGCGCCAGCAAGTCGCTGGCGCGGGAGATGGCCAGCCGCGGGATCAGCGTCAACGTGGTCGCGCCCGGGGTCATCGAGGGCGCGATGGCCGGCGAGGCGTTCGCGCCGGAGGCGATCAAGCAACTGGTGCCGGCCGGCCGCGCCGGCAGGCCGGACGAGGTCGCCGCGCTGGTCGGCTTCCTGTGCTCGGACGCGGCCGGCTACGTCAACGGCCAGGTGATCGGCGTCAACGGCGGCATGGGCTAG
- a CDS encoding phosphotransferase, whose protein sequence is MSELPRGRDAIAALVPHQGLMCLWEEVLAWDAQRIVLRSLAHRAAEHPLRSGGRLRALHLCEYGAQAMAVHGGLLGRASGKPVRPGMLVALRGVQLHVADLEALPEAIECEAEVLLQAEDSQQYGFRIVHRGQLLAEGRATVMLGAA, encoded by the coding sequence ATGAGCGAACTGCCGCGCGGACGCGACGCGATCGCGGCGCTGGTGCCGCACCAGGGCCTGATGTGCCTGTGGGAAGAGGTGCTGGCCTGGGACGCGCAGCGCATCGTGCTGCGCAGCCTGGCGCACCGCGCCGCCGAGCATCCGCTGCGCAGCGGCGGCCGCCTGCGCGCGCTGCACCTGTGCGAATACGGCGCGCAGGCGATGGCGGTGCACGGCGGCCTGCTCGGCCGCGCCAGCGGCAAGCCGGTGCGCCCGGGCATGCTGGTCGCGCTGCGCGGCGTGCAGTTGCACGTGGCCGATCTGGAGGCATTGCCGGAGGCGATCGAGTGCGAGGCCGAAGTGCTGCTGCAGGCCGAGGACAGCCAGCAATACGGCTTCCGCATCGTCCATCGCGGCCAGCTGCTGGCCGAAGGCCGCGCCACGGTGATGCTCGGCGCGGCGTAG
- a CDS encoding MMPL family transporter: MKRQLGSKARIALALLWLALLAGGGWWLGNVLQVSGDLRKFMPEAQTPAQTLLLDELGEGPGSRLLLMSLSGADAATLARQSQALRAQLAAQRDTFELVANGADAGLDAIPERLLAYRYLLSDSFDAHPLDAPTLADALQARLQDLGSPAAAMVEPLLPRDPTLEMLHLAESLQPAGGPQQRDGVWFDRAGKDALLVAQTRAAGFDPTGQQRAVDAIHAAFAKASAGSASRLTLTGPGAFSVEIGGRTQNEAQWIGMLDTLGLVVLLLVAYRSWKIPVLGVLPLASAGLAGLGAVALLFDGVHGITVAFGFTLIGVVQDYPIHLFSHQRPGLDPRANARHLWPTLATGVVSTCIAYVTFLFSGVDGLRQLAVFTIAGLLVAALTTRLLLPALIDPSPRDHADSPALARLWRGIARLPRPRWSLLALALAAAAVIAFAPGPFWQNDLSKLTPVPADGLARDAHLRQELGAPDVRYVLSLPAASADAALAASERLRPRLDALVARGELAGYDMAARYLPSAATQRRRQAALPDAAQARALTAAAVAATPFRADAFAPFLADLERARSAPPLTARDLRGTPLATTVDGLLLDRADHATALVSLTGLRDPARLAGAVQGSGAQLLDLKDASESLVAAYRGRVLGALGIAALLLALTVALALRTPRRIVRVLLPMALTTLLILAILRGCGVELNLFHLIALILAAGLGLDYALFFDHAGDDRADQLRTLHALIVCSLMTLLVFALLAASSIPVLRAIGSTVALGVLFNFVLALLVSREDASAAPAVVHGEASA; the protein is encoded by the coding sequence ATGAAACGCCAATTGGGTTCGAAGGCACGCATCGCGCTGGCGCTGCTGTGGCTGGCGCTGCTGGCCGGTGGCGGCTGGTGGCTGGGCAACGTGCTGCAGGTGTCCGGCGACCTGCGCAAGTTCATGCCCGAAGCCCAGACCCCCGCGCAGACCCTGCTGCTCGACGAGCTCGGCGAAGGCCCGGGCTCGCGGCTGCTGCTGATGTCGCTGTCCGGCGCCGATGCGGCGACGCTGGCGCGGCAATCGCAGGCGCTGCGCGCGCAGCTGGCCGCGCAGCGCGACACCTTCGAGCTGGTCGCCAACGGCGCCGATGCCGGGCTGGACGCGATTCCCGAGCGCCTGCTGGCCTACCGCTACCTGCTCAGCGACAGCTTCGACGCGCATCCGCTGGATGCGCCGACGCTGGCCGACGCGCTGCAGGCACGGCTGCAGGACCTGGGCTCGCCGGCCGCGGCGATGGTCGAGCCGCTGCTGCCGCGCGATCCGACCTTGGAAATGCTGCATCTGGCCGAGAGCCTGCAGCCGGCCGGCGGCCCGCAGCAGCGCGACGGGGTCTGGTTCGACCGCGCCGGCAAGGACGCGCTGCTGGTCGCGCAGACCCGCGCCGCCGGGTTCGACCCGACCGGGCAACAGCGCGCGGTGGACGCGATCCACGCCGCCTTCGCCAAGGCCAGCGCCGGCAGCGCCAGCCGCCTGACCCTGACCGGGCCGGGCGCGTTCTCGGTGGAGATCGGCGGGCGCACCCAGAACGAGGCGCAGTGGATCGGCATGCTGGATACGCTGGGCCTGGTGGTGCTGCTGCTGGTCGCCTACCGCAGCTGGAAGATCCCGGTGCTGGGCGTGCTGCCGCTGGCCAGCGCCGGGCTGGCCGGGCTGGGCGCGGTGGCGCTGCTGTTCGACGGCGTGCACGGCATCACCGTGGCGTTCGGCTTCACCCTGATCGGCGTGGTCCAGGACTATCCGATCCACCTGTTCAGCCATCAGCGCCCGGGCCTGGACCCGCGCGCCAACGCGCGCCACCTGTGGCCGACGCTGGCCACCGGCGTGGTCTCCACCTGCATCGCCTACGTCACCTTCCTGTTCTCCGGCGTGGACGGCCTGCGCCAGCTGGCGGTGTTCACCATCGCCGGGCTGCTGGTGGCGGCGCTGACCACGCGCCTGCTGCTGCCGGCGTTGATCGATCCTTCGCCGCGCGACCACGCCGACTCGCCCGCATTGGCGCGGCTGTGGCGCGGCATCGCGCGGCTGCCGCGGCCGCGCTGGTCGCTGCTGGCGCTGGCCCTGGCCGCGGCGGCGGTGATCGCGTTCGCGCCGGGCCCGTTCTGGCAGAACGACCTGTCCAAGCTGACCCCGGTGCCGGCCGACGGCCTGGCCCGCGACGCGCACCTGCGCCAGGAACTGGGCGCGCCGGACGTGCGCTACGTGCTGTCGCTGCCGGCGGCGTCGGCCGATGCCGCGCTGGCCGCGTCCGAGCGGCTGCGCCCGCGCCTGGACGCGCTGGTCGCGCGTGGCGAGCTGGCCGGCTACGACATGGCCGCGCGCTACCTGCCCAGCGCGGCGACCCAGCGGCGGCGCCAGGCGGCGTTGCCGGACGCGGCGCAGGCGCGTGCGCTGACCGCCGCGGCGGTGGCCGCCACGCCGTTCCGCGCCGACGCCTTCGCCCCGTTCCTGGCCGACCTGGAACGCGCCCGCAGCGCGCCGCCGCTGACCGCGCGCGACCTGCGCGGCACGCCGCTGGCGACCACCGTCGACGGCCTGCTGCTGGACCGCGCCGACCACGCCACCGCGCTGGTGTCGCTGACCGGCCTGCGCGACCCGGCGCGGCTGGCCGGCGCGGTGCAGGGCAGCGGCGCGCAGCTGCTGGACCTGAAGGACGCCTCCGAATCGCTGGTCGCCGCCTACCGCGGCCGCGTGCTCGGCGCGCTGGGCATCGCCGCGCTGCTGCTGGCGCTGACCGTGGCGCTGGCGCTGCGCACGCCGCGCCGGATCGTGCGCGTGCTGTTGCCGATGGCGCTGACCACGCTGCTGATCCTGGCGATCCTGCGCGGCTGCGGGGTCGAACTGAACCTGTTCCACCTGATCGCGCTGATCCTGGCCGCCGGCCTGGGCCTGGACTACGCGCTGTTCTTCGACCATGCCGGCGACGACCGCGCCGACCAGCTGCGCACGCTGCATGCCCTGATCGTGTGCAGCCTGATGACGCTGCTGGTGTTCGCGCTGCTGGCCGCCTCCAGCATCCCGGTGCTGCGCGCGATCGGCAGCACCGTGGCGTTGGGCGTGCTGTTCAATTTCGTGCTGGCGCTGCTGGTCTCGCGCGAGGACGCCAGCGCCGCGCCGGCCGTGGTGCACGGGGAGGCAAGCGCATGA
- a CDS encoding LolA-related protein, whose translation MPMRRTLPWMLILLCSAAPLCAAPPEPLDPGWILQKLARPVPVSTDFVELRGSALLKAPLRVQGQYRRPDTDTLVREVTAPYRETTTLRGGEATLERAGKAPRRFSLARVPELAGLQNGFGALLSGDRAQLQQHYALSSSGTRERWQLQLQPRDPALAAQVRSLRLYGRGAELRCIETTPAKGDVQRTLLAGAARDAASLLETDALTALCHGDAH comes from the coding sequence ATGCCGATGCGTCGCACCTTGCCGTGGATGCTGATACTGCTGTGCAGCGCCGCACCGCTGTGCGCCGCGCCGCCTGAGCCGCTGGACCCCGGCTGGATCCTGCAGAAGCTGGCGCGGCCGGTCCCGGTCAGTACCGATTTCGTCGAACTGCGCGGCTCGGCGCTGCTGAAGGCGCCGCTGCGGGTGCAGGGCCAGTACCGCCGCCCGGACACCGACACCCTGGTGCGCGAAGTCACCGCGCCGTACCGCGAGACCACCACCCTGCGCGGCGGCGAGGCCACCCTGGAACGCGCCGGCAAGGCGCCGCGGCGTTTCTCGCTGGCGCGGGTGCCGGAACTGGCCGGCCTGCAGAACGGCTTCGGCGCGCTGCTGTCCGGCGACCGCGCGCAGCTGCAGCAGCACTACGCGCTGAGCAGCAGCGGCACCCGCGAACGCTGGCAGTTGCAGCTGCAGCCCAGGGACCCGGCGCTGGCCGCGCAGGTGCGCAGCCTGCGCCTGTACGGGCGCGGTGCCGAGCTGCGCTGCATCGAGACCACCCCGGCCAAGGGCGACGTGCAGCGCACCCTGCTGGCCGGCGCAGCGCGCGACGCGGCCAGCCTCCTCGAGACCGATGCGCTGACCGCGCTGTGCCACGGCGACGCGCATTGA
- a CDS encoding acyltransferase — MSASWKHRPEGGGRFALWLIRSIARYGGRAVGRLLLYPITLYFLLVRGPERRDSRDYLSRVFDRPATLLDVARHIHTFASTILDRVFMLCGQMHRFQVDIQGLEQLHAQMDRGRGVLIFGSHLGSFDALRVLATERPDVQVKVVLDKAHNPAMTELLGALNPQLAANIIDAGMDSTSIVMAIKQAADEGALVALLVDRPRPEDPALPAAFIGQGAMFPTSPWLIAAALKVPVVLAFGLYRGGNRYQLVFETFSEGLDLPRRQRAPVLAALIRDYAARLEHYTRSAPYNWFNFYDFWNNRHADASHLAVDADTAVQRRTAVRRAA, encoded by the coding sequence ATGAGCGCCAGCTGGAAGCACCGTCCGGAAGGCGGCGGCCGGTTCGCGCTGTGGCTGATCCGCAGCATCGCCCGCTACGGCGGCCGCGCCGTCGGGCGCCTGCTGCTGTATCCGATCACCCTGTATTTCCTGCTGGTGCGCGGCCCGGAGCGGCGCGATTCGCGCGACTACCTCAGCCGCGTGTTCGACCGCCCGGCCACGCTGCTGGACGTGGCCCGGCACATCCACACCTTCGCCTCGACCATCCTGGACCGGGTGTTCATGCTGTGCGGGCAGATGCACCGCTTCCAGGTCGACATCCAGGGCCTGGAGCAGCTGCACGCGCAGATGGACCGCGGCCGCGGCGTGCTGATCTTCGGCTCTCACCTGGGCAGCTTCGACGCGCTGCGGGTGCTGGCCACCGAACGCCCCGACGTGCAGGTCAAGGTGGTGCTGGACAAGGCGCACAACCCGGCGATGACCGAACTGCTGGGCGCGCTCAATCCGCAGCTGGCGGCCAACATCATCGATGCCGGCATGGACAGCACCTCGATCGTCATGGCGATCAAGCAGGCCGCCGACGAAGGCGCGCTGGTCGCGTTGCTGGTGGACCGCCCGCGCCCGGAGGACCCGGCGCTGCCGGCCGCGTTCATCGGCCAGGGCGCGATGTTCCCGACCTCGCCGTGGCTGATCGCCGCGGCGCTGAAGGTGCCGGTGGTGCTGGCGTTCGGCCTGTACCGCGGCGGCAACCGCTACCAGCTGGTGTTCGAGACGTTCAGCGAAGGCCTGGACCTGCCGCGGCGGCAGCGCGCGCCGGTGCTGGCGGCGCTCATCCGCGATTACGCCGCCAGGCTGGAACATTACACGCGCTCCGCGCCGTACAACTGGTTCAACTTCTACGATTTCTGGAACAACCGCCATGCCGATGCGTCGCACCTTGCCGTGGATGCTGATACTGCTGTGCAGCGCCGCACCGCTGTGCGCCGCGCCGCCTGA
- a CDS encoding lysophospholipid acyltransferase family protein codes for MPQAGMPSRMAWAVWNAVQLLFTLAFTAVGIVAALGLLLLCGPRLPLRMGARVWAPVLFFGAGARLVVEGQERVDWSRNHLFVSNHQSIIDICALFAALPVPLRFLLKDEMLQVPFVSWYARATGMLFLDRDSRRAGAMVRRQAAALLRQGQDLCLFPEGTRSRSGELAEFKAGLLQAAIDAGVDVVPVALDGAGKVLPSTSLFRVRPGVIRVRIGAPINVNGADGPLDRQQLTQRAHHAVRAMLEPRI; via the coding sequence ATGCCGCAGGCAGGGATGCCGTCGCGCATGGCCTGGGCCGTGTGGAACGCAGTGCAATTGCTGTTCACCCTGGCCTTCACCGCGGTGGGCATCGTCGCGGCGCTGGGCCTGCTGCTGCTGTGCGGGCCGCGCCTGCCGCTGCGCATGGGCGCGCGGGTGTGGGCGCCGGTGCTGTTCTTCGGCGCCGGGGCGCGGCTGGTGGTGGAAGGCCAGGAGCGGGTGGACTGGTCGCGCAACCACCTGTTCGTCAGCAACCACCAGTCGATCATCGACATCTGCGCGCTGTTCGCGGCGCTGCCGGTGCCGCTGCGCTTCCTGCTCAAGGACGAAATGCTGCAGGTGCCGTTCGTGAGCTGGTACGCGCGCGCCACCGGCATGCTGTTCCTGGACCGCGACAGCCGCCGCGCCGGGGCCATGGTCCGGCGCCAGGCCGCGGCGCTGCTGCGCCAGGGCCAGGACCTGTGCCTGTTCCCGGAAGGCACCCGCAGCCGCAGCGGCGAACTGGCCGAATTCAAGGCGGGGCTGTTGCAGGCCGCTATCGATGCTGGCGTGGACGTGGTGCCGGTGGCGTTGGACGGGGCGGGCAAGGTGCTGCCGTCGACCAGCCTGTTCCGGGTCCGGCCCGGCGTGATCCGGGTGCGGATCGGCGCGCCGATCAACGTGAACGGCGCCGATGGCCCGCTGGACCGGCAACAGCTGACCCAACGCGCGCACCACGCCGTCCGTGCCATGCTCGAACCCAGGATATGA
- a CDS encoding ketosynthase translates to MSKPTRPADPADAAPWALALSVLLALAYSPLAHWANAAHRSDLAVLAGAALVLMLLVEPMARRRPWAWALALLALALLAPLWRSPHALLLLAAPPVLFTAWVAWFFGRSLQRGRTPLISRIVEALYRQANLPLTPAQLRYTRRLTLAWTLLLAAMTVLNLVLALCAVPSGVLAQLGQASPLPIGDARASLIANLLGYGVIGGFFVGEYFLRGRWFPQRPYRNLPDFLHRLARLGPVFWRDLLR, encoded by the coding sequence ATGTCGAAGCCAACAAGACCAGCTGATCCGGCCGACGCCGCGCCCTGGGCGCTGGCGCTGAGCGTGCTGCTGGCGCTGGCGTATTCGCCGCTGGCGCATTGGGCCAATGCCGCGCACCGTTCCGACCTGGCCGTGCTGGCCGGCGCGGCGCTGGTGCTGATGCTGCTGGTGGAGCCGATGGCGCGGCGGCGGCCATGGGCCTGGGCGCTGGCGTTGCTGGCGCTGGCGTTGCTGGCGCCGCTGTGGCGCTCGCCGCACGCCCTGCTGCTGCTGGCCGCGCCGCCGGTGCTGTTCACCGCGTGGGTGGCCTGGTTCTTCGGGCGCAGCCTGCAGCGCGGGCGCACCCCGCTGATCTCGCGCATCGTCGAGGCGTTGTACCGCCAGGCGAACCTGCCGCTCACCCCCGCGCAACTGCGCTACACGCGCCGGCTGACCCTGGCCTGGACGCTGCTGCTGGCCGCCATGACCGTGCTGAACCTGGTCCTGGCGCTGTGCGCCGTGCCCAGCGGGGTGTTGGCGCAGCTGGGACAGGCCTCGCCGCTGCCGATCGGCGACGCGCGCGCCTCGCTGATCGCCAACCTGCTGGGCTACGGGGTCATCGGCGGCTTCTTCGTCGGCGAGTACTTCCTGCGCGGGCGCTGGTTTCCGCAGCGTCCCTACCGTAATCTGCCTGACTTCCTGCACCGGTTGGCGCGGCTGGGGCCGGTCTTTTGGCGCGATCTGTTGCGCTGA
- the xanC gene encoding xanthomonadin biosynthesis acyl carrier protein XanC, with amino-acid sequence MSSQTAAERELAELLVESLNLEDVQPGDIDPEAPLFNTGLGLDSIDALELALAISKRYGFQLRSDNDENRRIFASLRALSAHVEANKTS; translated from the coding sequence ATGTCTTCGCAAACCGCCGCCGAACGTGAACTGGCCGAGCTGCTGGTCGAGAGCCTGAACCTGGAGGACGTGCAGCCCGGCGACATCGATCCGGAGGCGCCGCTGTTCAACACCGGGCTGGGACTGGATTCGATCGACGCGCTGGAGCTGGCGCTGGCGATCAGCAAGCGCTACGGCTTCCAGCTGCGCTCGGACAACGACGAAAACCGCCGCATCTTCGCCTCGCTGCGCGCACTGTCGGCGCATGTCGAAGCCAACAAGACCAGCTGA
- a CDS encoding NAD(P)/FAD-dependent oxidoreductase has protein sequence MNPTAAVSAPSPATPQAAAAETPDVLVIGGGPAGCAAATLLAQKGWRVTLLEKDHHPRFHIGESLLPMNVPILQRLGVLEQVRAIGVLKLGADFPNDAGGYNTFRFANALGAQSDYAFQVPRAEFDRVLFAHARAAGADLHEGVKVEAVQLDGERPLVQARGADGVRTFRPRYLIDASGRDTFLGNKLKLKRANAQHQSAALFSHFRGVARRPGEDAGNISIYRHPHGWMWLIPLPDDVMSVGAVCYPEYMKTRQGDSEAFLMRTLALNPDVTARMAGAQRVAPVHATGNYAYECTRMGGPRWLMLGDAYAFVDPMFSSGVYLAMHSAERGAAMVDAALRDPAREARLQRGLEKHLRRGLAEFKWFIYRFTSPTMRDLFAQPRNVLQVEQAVVAMLAGDVFDNRAVLRRLRVFRAIYAMSAAAMLPRAWRSWRQRRRQAREHFQGDTLHGDKS, from the coding sequence ATGAATCCCACCGCCGCCGTCTCCGCGCCCTCCCCCGCCACGCCGCAGGCCGCCGCGGCGGAAACGCCCGACGTGCTGGTGATCGGCGGCGGCCCGGCCGGCTGCGCCGCGGCCACCCTGCTGGCGCAGAAGGGCTGGCGGGTGACCCTGCTGGAGAAGGACCACCACCCGCGCTTCCACATCGGCGAATCGCTACTGCCGATGAACGTGCCGATCCTGCAGCGGCTGGGCGTGCTCGAGCAGGTGCGCGCGATCGGCGTGCTCAAGCTCGGCGCCGACTTCCCCAACGACGCCGGCGGCTACAACACCTTCCGCTTCGCCAACGCGCTGGGCGCGCAGTCCGACTACGCGTTCCAGGTGCCGCGCGCCGAGTTCGACCGGGTGCTGTTCGCCCACGCCCGCGCCGCCGGCGCCGACCTGCACGAGGGCGTCAAGGTCGAGGCGGTGCAGCTGGACGGCGAACGCCCGCTGGTGCAGGCCCGCGGCGCCGACGGCGTGCGCACGTTCCGCCCGCGCTACCTGATCGACGCCAGCGGCCGCGACACCTTCCTCGGCAACAAGCTCAAGCTCAAGCGCGCCAACGCGCAGCACCAGTCGGCGGCGTTGTTCAGCCATTTCCGTGGGGTGGCGCGGCGCCCCGGCGAGGACGCCGGCAACATCAGCATCTACCGCCACCCGCATGGCTGGATGTGGCTGATCCCGCTGCCCGACGACGTGATGAGCGTCGGCGCGGTGTGCTACCCCGAATACATGAAGACCCGCCAGGGCGACAGCGAAGCGTTCCTGATGCGCACCCTGGCGCTGAACCCGGACGTGACCGCGCGCATGGCCGGCGCGCAGCGCGTGGCGCCGGTACACGCCACCGGCAACTACGCCTACGAATGCACGCGCATGGGCGGGCCGCGCTGGCTGATGCTCGGCGACGCCTACGCCTTCGTCGACCCGATGTTCTCCTCCGGCGTGTACCTGGCCATGCACAGCGCCGAGCGCGGCGCGGCGATGGTCGACGCGGCGCTGCGCGATCCGGCGCGCGAGGCGCGGCTGCAGCGCGGCCTGGAGAAACACCTGCGCCGCGGCCTGGCCGAGTTCAAGTGGTTCATCTACCGCTTCACCTCACCCACCATGCGCGACCTGTTCGCGCAGCCGCGCAACGTGCTGCAGGTGGAACAGGCGGTGGTGGCGATGCTGGCCGGCGACGTGTTCGACAACCGCGCGGTGCTGCGCCGGCTGCGCGTATTCCGCGCCATCTACGCCATGTCCGCGGCCGCGATGCTGCCGCGCGCCTGGCGGTCCTGGCGCCAGCGCCGCCGCCAGGCGCGCGAACACTTCCAAGGCGACACCCTGCACGGAGACAAATCATGA
- a CDS encoding pteridine-dependent deoxygenase → MSRPYPQFPPHDQRHPQLQVDYVAETDPGELLRDERVLAVFGFGNDAPRHDDPRYLRVPLQPHGPRMLEIWRTDAPVRSGRDGDIAWASDGRLQFGVIEIDEQALEIEEASALAYAQITAFVAGSATPRLLRIWNYLDAITLGSGDRERYRQFCVGRARGLGDFDTSQLPAATAVGRCDDARVIQIYWLAAAQAGTPLENPRQVSAYRYPRQYGPQSPSFARAMLPPAGSDMPLLLSGTASVVGHASMHSGQLLAQLEETFANFDALLAAARTHAPDLPTQFGDGTRLKVYVREAADLPLVAEALDARFGNRVPRLLLHAVICRNELAVEIDGVHG, encoded by the coding sequence ATGAGCCGGCCGTACCCGCAGTTCCCGCCCCACGACCAGCGGCATCCGCAGCTGCAGGTGGACTACGTCGCCGAGACCGATCCGGGCGAGCTGCTGCGCGACGAACGGGTGCTGGCGGTGTTCGGCTTCGGCAACGACGCCCCGCGCCACGATGATCCACGCTACCTGCGCGTGCCGCTGCAACCGCACGGCCCGCGCATGCTGGAGATCTGGCGCACCGACGCGCCGGTGCGCAGCGGCCGCGACGGCGACATCGCCTGGGCCAGCGACGGCCGCCTGCAGTTCGGCGTGATCGAGATCGACGAGCAGGCGCTGGAGATCGAAGAGGCCTCGGCGCTGGCCTATGCGCAGATCACCGCGTTCGTCGCCGGCAGCGCCACGCCGCGCCTGCTGCGCATCTGGAACTACCTCGACGCGATCACCCTGGGCAGCGGCGACCGCGAACGCTACCGCCAGTTCTGCGTCGGCCGCGCGCGCGGGCTCGGCGATTTCGACACCAGCCAGCTGCCGGCCGCCACCGCGGTCGGCCGCTGCGACGACGCGCGGGTGATCCAGATCTACTGGCTGGCCGCCGCGCAGGCCGGCACGCCGCTGGAGAACCCGCGCCAGGTCAGCGCCTACCGCTACCCGCGCCAGTACGGCCCGCAATCGCCGAGCTTCGCCCGCGCGATGCTGCCGCCGGCCGGCAGCGACATGCCGCTGCTGCTGTCCGGCACCGCCAGCGTGGTCGGCCACGCCTCGATGCACAGCGGCCAGCTGCTGGCGCAGCTGGAGGAAACCTTCGCCAACTTCGACGCGCTGCTGGCCGCCGCGCGCACGCACGCCCCGGACCTGCCGACCCAGTTCGGCGACGGCACCCGGCTGAAGGTCTACGTGCGCGAAGCGGCCGACCTGCCGCTGGTCGCCGAAGCGCTCGACGCCCGCTTCGGCAACCGCGTCCCGCGCCTGCTGCTGCACGCGGTGATCTGCCGCAACGAACTGGCGGTGGAGATCGACGGCGTGCATGGCTGA
- a CDS encoding ATP-binding protein encodes MSDSRRKIVIVSGAPGAGKTTLAVPLATRLGFPLFCKDFIKETLTDTLGDSGGDLAASRRIGGAAMELLWSLARHAPHAVLEANFRPRSAYERDRLASLDAVIVEVHCDCGPDETARRFRNRATAGTHHAAHPLKELSPDMLAEYAGPVGLGTVVAVDTRVPVDVERLAAEVSSALS; translated from the coding sequence ATGTCCGACAGTCGCCGCAAGATCGTGATCGTGTCCGGCGCACCTGGCGCAGGCAAAACCACCTTGGCGGTACCGCTCGCCACACGGCTCGGGTTTCCGCTGTTCTGCAAGGATTTCATCAAGGAAACGCTGACCGACACCCTCGGCGACAGCGGCGGCGATCTCGCCGCATCGCGCCGGATCGGCGGCGCGGCGATGGAACTCCTCTGGTCGCTGGCACGCCACGCGCCGCACGCGGTGCTGGAAGCCAACTTCCGGCCCCGCAGCGCGTACGAACGCGACAGACTGGCCAGCCTGGACGCGGTCATCGTCGAGGTTCACTGCGACTGCGGGCCAGACGAAACCGCCCGACGTTTTCGCAATCGGGCGACGGCAGGCACCCATCACGCTGCGCATCCATTGAAAGAATTGTCGCCGGACATGCTTGCTGAGTACGCCGGACCGGTGGGACTAGGGACTGTGGTCGCGGTGGATACGCGCGTGCCGGTGGACGTGGAGCGGCTCGCCGCGGAGGTGTCGAGCGCCTTGTCGTGA